From one Terriglobia bacterium genomic stretch:
- a CDS encoding glycosyltransferase family 4 protein, protein MAPQGTYDVGESAISRKRPASIVLVSNQVMHYRVSVYNYFHRRFREYGFEFSVITDRLQKENQKPLEFALHEVPFDFLKYKRVISAEQPAAVILFLHLKDWITWPLAHWLKFRRIPFAFWTKGGNWDAKNSKLRYQMFNYVHAMSDALILYAESCREFIKPRFQSKAFVANNTVNFEDFPPVHESKAEIKREFGIPFEKTVIFMGRMGEGNGRKRVDHLIDIFRGLDRSGIGLVLVGSGLSEELKARMNTRNTVYLGEVHDPQDLQISKLCKMADVCVIPGHVGLGLNQAFYWGLPVITEEGDHPPEMFYLKPGRNGIVVPRNDTASLRDRILWLLDNDQLRSEFSRNARQDILREASVEGMFSGFKACVDFLTSRDCRGAREVL, encoded by the coding sequence GTGGCGCCACAGGGAACTTATGACGTTGGTGAATCGGCTATTTCCAGAAAGCGTCCAGCGAGTATCGTGTTGGTCTCCAATCAAGTGATGCACTACAGGGTCTCTGTTTACAACTATTTTCACAGGAGATTTCGCGAATACGGTTTCGAATTCTCCGTGATTACGGACCGCCTTCAGAAGGAGAACCAAAAGCCTCTAGAGTTTGCATTGCACGAAGTGCCATTCGATTTCCTTAAGTACAAGCGGGTCATCAGCGCTGAACAGCCCGCTGCTGTGATCTTGTTTCTTCACCTCAAAGATTGGATTACTTGGCCGCTCGCACACTGGCTGAAGTTCCGCAGGATTCCCTTCGCTTTCTGGACAAAAGGTGGAAACTGGGACGCGAAAAACAGCAAGCTGCGCTACCAGATGTTCAATTACGTTCATGCGATGAGCGACGCCCTGATTCTCTACGCCGAGTCTTGCAGGGAGTTCATTAAGCCTCGCTTCCAATCCAAGGCATTCGTGGCCAATAACACCGTCAACTTTGAGGACTTTCCGCCGGTTCATGAGAGCAAGGCGGAAATTAAGCGGGAGTTTGGCATTCCCTTTGAGAAGACCGTCATCTTCATGGGAAGGATGGGCGAGGGAAACGGCCGGAAACGAGTCGACCACCTCATCGATATTTTTCGCGGCCTCGATCGCAGCGGGATCGGCCTGGTGCTCGTGGGATCGGGTTTGAGTGAAGAGTTGAAAGCGCGCATGAATACCCGGAATACGGTCTATCTCGGTGAGGTCCACGATCCACAAGACCTGCAAATCAGCAAATTGTGCAAGATGGCCGACGTTTGTGTCATCCCGGGCCACGTTGGCCTGGGACTCAACCAGGCCTTTTACTGGGGACTGCCGGTGATTACCGAGGAAGGCGACCATCCGCCGGAAATGTTCTATTTGAAACCCGGTCGCAACGGAATTGTCGTTCCCCGGAACGACACAGCGTCGCTGCGTGACCGCATTCTTTGGCTACTGGACAACGACCAGTTGAGGTCGGAATTCTCTAGGAATGCCCGCCAAGACATCTTGCGGGAGGCATCCGTTGAAGGAATGTTTTCGGGATTCAAGGCTTGTGTGGACTTCTTGACATCCCGCGATTGCAGGGGAGCTAGGGAGGTATTGTGA
- a CDS encoding glycosyltransferase family 4 protein, which produces MAIEGTNSITRSSAISDHADTSAGMSSQSQRPIASGHRRLEGKRVAMVVLSGYPADPRPRRAAEALKNEGMEVELVCVANHTKATGACSNGIDVVRLPIKHARGGKLSYMYEYSAFLAAASAILAVRSLTRHYDLVYIHNMPDVLVMSSLVPKALGAKVILDMHDPMPELMMTIFQLDQESRGVQLIRRFERWSLGLADLVVTVNIACKRIFGTRSCPPEKIGVVMNSPDRQIFPFRAPRVRAAAKNGQAKPFVIMYHGSLLERNGLDLAVDALAKIQESVPAAELRIYGATTPFLERVLDSVRSRGLQDRVHYFGPKRLEELVPAIEDCDVGVIPNHRNAFTEINTPTRIFEYLALGKPVIAPSTPGIQDYFNKDSLYFFAPGNSDDLAKQIEYVFLNPTDAMEIVARGQQVYLAHTWEQERETLVNLVSELLHGSNSH; this is translated from the coding sequence ATGGCTATCGAAGGCACGAATTCAATCACGCGATCTTCTGCCATCTCAGACCACGCTGACACCTCTGCGGGGATGTCCTCCCAAAGCCAGAGGCCGATCGCCTCGGGTCACCGTCGCCTGGAAGGAAAACGTGTGGCCATGGTGGTCCTGTCCGGTTATCCGGCGGACCCACGGCCGCGCCGCGCCGCAGAAGCGCTCAAGAACGAAGGGATGGAGGTAGAACTGGTATGCGTGGCGAATCATACCAAGGCGACCGGAGCGTGCAGCAACGGCATCGACGTGGTCCGTTTACCCATCAAGCATGCACGGGGCGGCAAATTATCCTACATGTATGAGTATTCCGCCTTCCTGGCGGCCGCATCCGCCATCTTGGCGGTTCGTTCCCTGACTCGACACTACGATCTGGTGTACATCCACAATATGCCGGACGTTCTCGTCATGAGTTCGCTGGTGCCCAAAGCGTTGGGGGCGAAGGTCATCCTTGACATGCACGATCCTATGCCCGAACTCATGATGACCATCTTCCAACTGGACCAGGAGAGCCGGGGTGTCCAGCTGATTCGACGATTTGAGAGATGGAGCCTGGGGCTGGCGGATCTGGTGGTCACCGTCAACATCGCGTGTAAGCGGATCTTTGGGACGCGGAGCTGTCCTCCCGAAAAAATCGGGGTGGTCATGAATTCTCCCGATCGTCAGATCTTCCCGTTTCGAGCGCCGCGCGTACGCGCTGCTGCCAAGAACGGTCAAGCAAAGCCATTCGTGATCATGTATCACGGGTCGCTCCTGGAGCGGAATGGCTTGGACCTCGCCGTCGATGCACTGGCGAAGATCCAAGAGTCGGTTCCCGCCGCGGAACTCAGGATTTACGGCGCCACAACCCCGTTTCTGGAACGTGTGCTGGATTCGGTGCGCAGCCGGGGCCTGCAGGACAGGGTTCACTATTTCGGTCCCAAGCGGCTGGAGGAGCTTGTCCCGGCGATCGAAGATTGCGATGTGGGTGTAATTCCGAACCATCGCAACGCATTTACCGAGATCAATACTCCCACACGAATTTTTGAATATCTGGCACTCGGCAAGCCCGTCATTGCCCCCTCCACGCCCGGCATACAGGATTATTTCAACAAGGATTCTCTCTATTTCTTTGCGCCAGGAAACTCCGACGACCTTGCTAAACAAATTGAATACGTGTTTCTCAATCCCACGGACGCTATGGAGATCGTGGCGCGAGGCCAGCAGGTTTACCTCGCGCACACATGGGAGCAGGAGAGAGAGACACTGGTGAATCTCGTAAGCGAACTGCTGCATGGGAGTAACTCGCATTAA